From the genome of Mixophyes fleayi isolate aMixFle1 chromosome 2, aMixFle1.hap1, whole genome shotgun sequence, one region includes:
- the LOC142140569 gene encoding uncharacterized protein LOC142140569, protein MYFDCMSNWWEYVKGKFRSFFQAKGRQQACERKRNFRRLQRQLQSLLDLQLCGWDVKDDLAEAKGGLKRHFEEEANRIIFRSKVENLEKGEKCNSFFFRKLHSGHTPLTELRDESGTPRRGKEGVMGVVTDYYGKLYSPKTTDDDAAESFLSELFAMSIRRNPEIRGITAPGPDRLEAKCSLYMDDVTVFCADQRSVAALVQTCNNFGQASGAKVNCGKSEAMLFGQWHLSSPAAFPFTIKPDFIKILGVWFGGEEAALKCWEERLATVRQKIGLWSLRLLTIEGKALVLRNEILYVLQYTAQAWPPLAAVCLQIP, encoded by the exons atgtattttgactgtatgtctaactggtgggagtatgtcaagggcaagtttcgcagtttctttcaggctaaaggccgccaacaggcgtgcgagaggaagagaaacttcaggaggcttcagcgccagctgcagtccctgctggatctccaactctgcggctgggatgtgaaggatgatctggctgaggccaaggggggcctgaaaaggcacttcgaggaagaggccaatcgcatcatcttccgttccaaggtggagaatctggagaagggtgagaaatgtaattctttctttttcagaaaactccactccggccacacgcccctgactgaactgcgggacgagtctggcacccccaggagggggaaggagggcgtcatgggagtcgtcacagactactacggcaaactctactcccctaagactacagacgacgacgcagctgaatctttcctgtcag agctctttgcgatgtccatcaggcgaaacccagagatcagagggatcaccgcaccgggtccagaccgactagaggccaagtgttcgctctacatggacgacgtcactgtcttctgcgctgatcagcgttcggtggcagcactcgtccagacctgcaacaacttcggccaagcttcaggggcaaaagtcaactgcgggaagtcagaggcaatgctgtttggtcagtggcacctgtcatcccccgctgcattccccttcacaatcaagccggacttcatcaaaattcttggagtttggttcggtggagaggaggcggccctgaagtgctgggaagagagactggcaacagtcagacaaaagattggactgtggagcctcagacttcttaccatcgaagggaaagcactggtactgcgcaacgagattctttacgttcttcagtacacggcccaagcttggccacctcttgctgccgtct GTTTACAAATTCCTTAA